Proteins from a genomic interval of Asterias rubens chromosome 16, eAstRub1.3, whole genome shotgun sequence:
- the LOC117300586 gene encoding reactive oxygen species modulator 1-like gives MPVSMAPTGGPSCFDRVKMGFMIGFCVGMGSGALFGGFSALRYGLRGRELMSTVGKTMVQGGGTFGLFMSVGTGIRC, from the exons ATGCCGGTATCAATGGCACCCACTGGTGGTCCAAGCTGCTTTGACAGAGTCAAGATGGGTTTCATGATTGGCTTTTGTGTGGGCATGGGTTCtggcgccctctttggtggatTTTCAGCACTCAG ATACGGACTGAGGGGGAGGGAGCTCATGTCCACAGTGGGGAAGACCATGGTGCAAGGTGGTGGGACATTCGGCTTATTCATGAGTGTAGGAACTGGTATCCGGTGCTAA